In a genomic window of Lacrimispora sp. BS-2:
- the rbsK gene encoding ribokinase encodes MGKKVTVFGSFVVDLMGRSPHLPVPGETVKGSIFKMGPGGKGFNQGVAAHKAGADVTMVTKLGEDAFADVALNTMKKLGMDTGRIFRTSKTETGCALIMVDENTSQNEIVVILGACDTITDEEVESISDLLDQSEFLLTQLETNISSVEKVIDLAYEKGVKIILNTAPVQPVSDSILSKVDLITPNEVEAEILTGIPVDGEENAGRAADFFFEKGVKNVLITLGGKGVYLATPEKRGLLPAYRVEAVDTTGAGDAFNGGLVAALAEGKDLWEAAAFANALAAISVQRIGTTPAMPDREEIDSFIRKQEERSC; translated from the coding sequence ATGGGGAAAAAGGTAACAGTTTTCGGAAGCTTTGTAGTGGATCTGATGGGAAGAAGCCCCCATCTTCCGGTTCCGGGAGAAACCGTTAAAGGAAGCATTTTTAAAATGGGTCCGGGCGGCAAGGGCTTCAACCAAGGGGTAGCTGCTCATAAGGCGGGAGCCGATGTGACCATGGTAACAAAGCTTGGGGAGGATGCATTCGCAGATGTGGCCCTAAATACCATGAAAAAGCTGGGAATGGATACGGGACGGATATTCCGAACCAGTAAGACAGAGACAGGCTGCGCGCTGATCATGGTGGATGAAAACACCAGCCAGAATGAAATCGTCGTTATTCTGGGTGCCTGCGACACGATTACAGATGAAGAAGTAGAGTCTATTTCAGACCTGCTGGATCAATCGGAATTTCTGTTGACCCAGCTGGAAACCAATATTTCTTCCGTGGAAAAAGTAATTGATCTTGCATATGAGAAAGGCGTAAAAATCATTTTAAATACAGCACCTGTACAGCCGGTCAGTGACAGTATTTTAAGCAAGGTGGATTTAATCACACCTAATGAAGTAGAAGCTGAGATATTAACCGGGATACCGGTGGATGGGGAAGAAAATGCAGGAAGAGCTGCAGACTTCTTTTTTGAAAAAGGGGTTAAAAATGTACTTATTACCTTAGGGGGCAAAGGAGTTTACTTAGCAACTCCTGAGAAGAGGGGCCTCCTGCCTGCTTACCGGGTAGAGGCAGTTGATACAACCGGTGCAGGGGATGCATTTAATGGCGGCCTGGTGGCAGCCCTGGCAGAAGGAAAGGATTTATGGGAGGCGGCAGCCTTTGCCAATGCATTAGCCGCAATTTCGGTACAGAGAATCGGAACCACACCGGCCATGCCTGACCG